ACTGTAGCCAGGTGGGTCTACTCGAAACTGATTGACCGCTAGGAAATCATTGTGATGCAGGCGGTCTGGCCGAAAATCAATGAAACGGACGGTATGGCCTTTTCCATCCGGACCGATGACTTGCACTCCGTCTAGTAACAAGTCCGTGAGGTACGCGTTTGTCCCCATCAGTCCGTGGATTTCGGCAGGAAGTCGTGTGAGCTTGCCAATAGCTTGGTCGATATGTGTGTCTTCAAGCCAGGGGTAATCTAGGCTGTTGATGCGAACTATCGCTTCACGGAGCCGAGTTTCCAAGAAGTGCTGCTGGAAGGAATGGCGCTCAGTCATTGCAGGAATAAACTTGTCGCCACTGAGAAATTCCCAGCTAAGATGTTGCAGCTGCTGAACAAGGGGCATCTCGACTTCGTTGTACTCGGCTCCTGGAGTCATAGTTCAGCTGCTCAGTAGGTGACAACTTCGTCTAAAGGCGCTCCTGGTGGGCAAAAGGGCTGGGTCAACAGGTCTAGGACAGCCATGAACTGTTTGGGTTTCCACCGTAAGGCATCCACGAGATGCTGAGCACCGTGCCGCACCAGACTGACCGCTCTACGACCATGCTTGAGAACGGGGATGGGCTGGGTCTGGCCCAGCCAGACCCCCAGGCGCAAGCAGAACACCCAGGCCAGTGTCACCAGGCCAAAGAGCCGCTGTAGACGGCTCCTTTCCGTCATCCCAGTCCGCTCCAGGTCGAAGCCTCGCATCTTGAAGCTGCTGAAGGTGCACTCGATTGACCAGCGCTGCTTGTACAGCTTCCAGGTCTTCCGAGCGCTGAAATCTGTGGCAATGATGACGAGGTCACCTGTGGATGACCTCGTCGCGACCACCCGCATGAGTTCGCCAAACACGAACACCTTTTCGTCGATTTCATGGAAATGACCGTGCTGGACGTGCTTAAACCATTCCTTCCCATTCGTGTCGTCCAGCATGTCGCTGTGCCGAATGCGGATCGCCCGCTTGATGCCTTGACGACGGAGAAAACGGAACCACTCCGCACCGATGAACTCACGGTCAGCCACCAGGCCTTGCCAGCGTTTCGCTGGCAAGACGCGGAGGAGCTTCAATACCAGCCACATACGGGCATAGGTATGGCTGTTCCCAGACTCATCAAGAGGAACCCAAATCAGGGGCAGGGTGAAGCCATGAACCACGGCTCCAAGCACCAGAAAATTGATGGGCGTTTCCCCATGCTCCCAGTTGGTGCGGTCCAGACTCAGCAACACCTTCCCCGGTGGAAGATGGACGACGAGCAGAGCGATGAAAAAGTCCATGTCCAGCTGCTCATCCCGGAAGGTTCGGTCCGCCCTTCTTTTCTTGGCTTGCGGCGTGCTGATACCGGGCATGTGAGGACTCAGGTCGTGATGATTGATGCTCCTCGCGGCAATCATCGCCAGAAGCACATCGATCAGCCGCTGAAGGGTGTCAATGCGGAGGTGACTCGCGTGTGCTTTGAAGTGGCGGGTCAGTACGGTAGCCTGCTGGGCGGCGGATTCTGTTGTTTTCACACTCTCAGGAAACCGTGAACAGTCGGCCCCATCAAGCTTG
The sequence above is a segment of the Deinococcus radiophilus genome. Coding sequences within it:
- a CDS encoding IS4 family transposase, with protein sequence MIAARSINHHDLSPHMPGISTPQAKKRRADRTFRDEQLDMDFFIALLVVHLPPGKVLLSLDRTNWEHGETPINFLVLGAVVHGFTLPLIWVPLDESGNSHTYARMWLVLKLLRVLPAKRWQGLVADREFIGAEWFRFLRRQGIKRAIRIRHSDMLDDTNGKEWFKHVQHGHFHEIDEKVFVFGELMRVVATRSSTGDLVIIATDFSARKTWKLYKQRWSIECTFSSFKMRGFDLERTGMTERSRLQRLFGLVTLAWVFCLRLGVWLGQTQPIPVLKHGRRAVSLVRHGAQHLVDALRWKPKQFMAVLDLLTQPFCPPGAPLDEVVTY